One Aquisalimonas asiatica DNA window includes the following coding sequences:
- a CDS encoding ligase-associated DNA damage response exonuclease yields MVADLIRPTERGLYCPPGEFYIDPWRPVERAVITHAHGDHARWGHRAYYASHASRPLLERRLSRDALILGCDFDKPFRLGDAWVSFHPAGHILGSAQVRVEHRGRVWVASGDYKRDADPTCEPFQVVPCDTFITEATFALPIYRWEPVARVAGEIHQWWTACARAGQTAVLFCYALGKAQRILAELLAYTRDTAFLHGAMVPLVDAYRDAGVSMLPTEPVSAMPRGHDFAGALVLAPPSAAGGTWMRRFRPESTGFASGWMRIRGNRRRRGYDRGFVVSDHADWPALLQTIRDTGARRVLATHGRTDVLVRYLNEVEGVDAQPLVTDYGGEADD; encoded by the coding sequence GTGGTCGCCGACCTGATCCGGCCCACCGAGCGCGGGCTCTACTGCCCGCCGGGCGAGTTCTACATCGATCCATGGCGGCCCGTGGAGCGGGCGGTCATCACCCACGCCCACGGTGACCACGCCCGCTGGGGGCACCGCGCCTACTACGCCAGCCATGCCAGCCGTCCGCTGCTGGAGCGGCGGCTGAGCCGCGATGCGCTGATCCTCGGCTGCGACTTCGATAAACCGTTCCGCCTCGGTGACGCATGGGTCTCGTTCCACCCGGCGGGACACATTCTCGGCTCGGCGCAGGTGCGCGTGGAGCACCGGGGGCGCGTCTGGGTCGCATCCGGCGATTACAAGCGCGACGCCGATCCGACCTGTGAGCCCTTCCAGGTCGTGCCGTGCGACACCTTTATCACCGAGGCCACGTTTGCACTGCCCATCTACCGCTGGGAGCCGGTGGCGCGGGTGGCCGGCGAGATCCACCAGTGGTGGACCGCCTGCGCACGCGCCGGGCAGACCGCCGTACTTTTCTGTTACGCGCTGGGCAAGGCGCAGCGCATTCTCGCCGAACTGCTGGCCTACACGCGCGACACCGCCTTTCTGCACGGCGCCATGGTGCCCCTGGTGGACGCTTACCGGGATGCCGGCGTGTCCATGCTGCCCACGGAGCCGGTCAGTGCCATGCCGCGGGGCCACGATTTCGCCGGGGCACTGGTGCTGGCGCCGCCGTCAGCCGCCGGTGGCACCTGGATGCGTCGCTTTCGCCCGGAGTCCACCGGCTTTGCGTCCGGCTGGATGCGGATTCGCGGCAATCGCCGGCGGCGCGGTTATGATCGCGGCTTCGTGGTCTCCGACCATGCCGACTGGCCGGCGCTGCTCCAGACCATTCGTGACACCGGCGCGCGGCGGGTGCTGGCGACCCATGGCCGCACGGACGTGCTGGTGCGTTACCTCAATGAGGTGGAAGGGGTGGATGCACAGCCCCTGGTGACCGACTACGGCGGCGAGGCGGACGACTGA
- a CDS encoding outer membrane beta-barrel protein: MPAHRVTRRPWPALLAFTTAAAMTLPATVSAEDSFFGVGVGQHRVHFDSDDRDNFDVGTEDELGLQLRVGMVRPNSRLYGQWSIISGSDFFLTSLTVNQDFLWRVAPSVQLYGGLGGGAVTLSWNGDNSIDTMPGLSAQAGVMVEITRTVHVELGARQLFTRLRTDPEGADGNDVDVDLDRIGVASASVNLQF, translated from the coding sequence ATGCCCGCACACCGAGTCACGCGCCGGCCATGGCCTGCCCTGCTGGCCTTCACCACCGCGGCTGCCATGACGCTGCCGGCCACCGTTTCCGCAGAGGACTCCTTCTTCGGCGTGGGGGTGGGCCAGCACCGTGTCCACTTCGACAGCGATGACCGCGACAACTTCGATGTGGGCACCGAGGATGAGCTGGGGCTGCAGCTGCGCGTCGGCATGGTGCGGCCCAACTCCCGCCTGTACGGCCAGTGGTCCATCATCTCCGGCAGCGATTTCTTTCTCACCTCGCTCACGGTGAATCAGGACTTTCTCTGGCGCGTGGCGCCGAGCGTCCAGCTTTACGGCGGCCTCGGCGGCGGCGCCGTCACCCTGAGCTGGAACGGGGACAACAGCATCGACACCATGCCGGGGCTGTCGGCCCAGGCCGGCGTCATGGTGGAGATCACCCGGACAGTCCATGTGGAACTGGGCGCCCGGCAACTGTTCACCCGATTGCGCACCGACCCGGAGGGCGCGGACGGCAACGACGTGGACGTGGACCTGGACCGCATTGGCGTCGCCTCGGCCAGCGTGAACCTGCAATTCTGA
- a CDS encoding ATP-dependent DNA ligase → MQRFTALYQALDETTATSAKVAAMEVYFRDAPAADAAWAVYFLTGRRLRRLVPTAELRAWTLEATGLPAWLLEETYAAVGDLAETLALLLDQPFAPPEQDATPLHVWVEQRIQPLRHMTTEARRDAVLAWWAALPTPQRFVLNKVLTGAFRVGVSRRLVIRALARVSGLETATLAHRLMGQWQPTPAAFDALLDPEERGEDRSRPYPFFLASPLETGPAALGDRSEWIAEWKWDGIRGQLLRRDGECFIWSRGEDMMAGRFPEIEAAAAALPDGVVLDGEILAWQDDAPLPFNVLQQRIGRLRPSARIQRDAPVIFLAYDLLEADGADWRPEPLEVRRQRLRDVVGDRAGALRRATALGGDSWAALAALRETAREAGTEGIMLKRRGSPYRVGRTRGDWWKWKLAPRTVDAVMLYAQPGHGRRSSLFTDYTFGVWDGDTLVPVAKAYSGLDDAEIQRLDRWIRNNTVERFGPVRSVAPQQVFELAFEGLAPSRRHKSGVAMRFPRISRWREDLAPDDADTLDDVRAMLP, encoded by the coding sequence ATGCAGCGGTTCACCGCACTCTACCAGGCGCTGGACGAGACCACGGCCACTTCCGCCAAGGTGGCCGCCATGGAGGTGTATTTCCGCGACGCGCCGGCCGCCGACGCCGCCTGGGCGGTCTATTTCCTCACCGGGCGGCGTCTGCGCCGGCTGGTGCCCACCGCCGAGCTGCGGGCCTGGACGCTGGAAGCCACCGGCCTGCCCGCCTGGCTGCTGGAGGAAACCTACGCCGCCGTGGGCGACCTGGCCGAGACACTGGCGCTGCTGCTGGATCAGCCGTTCGCACCACCGGAGCAGGATGCTACCCCGTTGCACGTCTGGGTCGAGCAGCGCATTCAGCCGCTGCGGCACATGACCACGGAAGCGCGCCGCGACGCGGTGCTGGCGTGGTGGGCGGCGCTGCCCACGCCGCAGCGGTTCGTGCTCAACAAGGTGCTCACCGGGGCGTTCCGCGTGGGCGTCAGCCGCCGGCTTGTTATCCGCGCGCTGGCCCGGGTCAGCGGGCTGGAGACGGCCACCCTGGCCCACCGGCTCATGGGGCAGTGGCAGCCCACGCCGGCGGCGTTCGACGCCCTGCTTGATCCGGAGGAGCGGGGCGAAGACCGCTCCCGGCCCTATCCGTTCTTTCTCGCCTCGCCGCTGGAGACCGGGCCGGCGGCGCTGGGTGATCGCAGCGAGTGGATCGCCGAGTGGAAGTGGGACGGCATTCGCGGGCAGCTGCTCCGGCGTGATGGCGAGTGCTTCATCTGGTCCCGGGGCGAGGACATGATGGCCGGGCGTTTTCCCGAGATCGAGGCGGCGGCCGCCGCCCTCCCGGACGGCGTGGTGCTGGATGGCGAAATTCTCGCGTGGCAGGACGACGCGCCGTTGCCGTTCAACGTGCTTCAGCAGCGGATCGGGCGTCTGCGGCCGTCTGCCAGGATTCAGCGTGACGCGCCGGTGATCTTTCTCGCCTACGATCTGCTGGAGGCCGACGGTGCCGACTGGCGGCCGGAGCCCCTGGAGGTGCGCCGGCAGCGCCTGCGGGACGTGGTCGGTGATCGGGCCGGTGCACTGCGGCGGGCCACCGCGCTCGGGGGCGACAGCTGGGCCGCTCTGGCAGCGCTGCGCGAGACCGCCCGGGAGGCGGGCACCGAGGGCATCATGCTCAAGCGCCGCGGCTCACCGTACCGGGTCGGTCGCACCCGTGGCGACTGGTGGAAATGGAAACTGGCTCCGCGGACGGTGGACGCCGTCATGCTCTACGCCCAGCCCGGGCACGGGCGGCGCTCCAGCCTGTTCACGGATTACACCTTCGGCGTGTGGGACGGCGACACGCTCGTCCCCGTGGCCAAGGCCTACTCCGGACTGGACGATGCCGAGATCCAGCGCCTGGACCGCTGGATCCGCAACAACACCGTCGAGCGTTTCGGCCCGGTCCGTTCGGTCGCGCCGCAGCAGGTGTTCGAGCTGGCGTTCGAGGGGCTGGCACCCTCCCGGCGGCACAAGTCGGGCGTCGCCATGCGTTTTCCACGGATCAGCCGCTGGCGGGAGGATCTGGCCCCCGACGACGCCGATACCCTGGACGACGTCAGGGCCATGTTGCCCTGA